Proteins encoded in a region of the Bactrocera tryoni isolate S06 chromosome 4, CSIRO_BtryS06_freeze2, whole genome shotgun sequence genome:
- the LOC120775709 gene encoding uncharacterized protein LOC120775709, with protein sequence MDILNPQENDGISLIIEPGYTWNEMRENVMNSCLKKKFHIILDGDPKTDEVYRKILELLNSELNLDEITSLFVIVGTLYFIEATPLNMEWRTQLLQRTFNYTDTLSPMHLHLATKRLWTSLKKKETDVFNILELCNQMVIISETARAISICLMWTILSEITETPSEMYCFRQFMKLLEMLNNIENETLQEEENTKIVYILVRVLSYLINVILCDAQNEDIIKAGYRMYFKYTSSFLKQLLNWCENFKKTIDSCPKPKQIQTDWDLRMMITEHISFNIINVLQDRIEQMSAPDYT encoded by the exons ATGGATATATTAAATCCACAAGAAAACGACGGTATAAGTCTGATAATAGAACCTGGATATACATGGAATGAAATGCGAGAGAACGTAATGAattcttgtttaaaaaaaaagtttcacatTATTTTAGACGGAGATCCCAAAACAGATGAA GTGTACAGAAAAATACTGGAATTGTTAAACTCCGAATTGAACTTAGATGAAATAACCAGCCTTTTCGTTATTGTTGGcactctttattttattgaagctACACCTCTAAACATGGAATGGCGCACACAGCTTTTGCAAAGAACATTTAACTATACAGACACATTAAGCCCAATGCAC CTTCATTTAGCGACTAAACGACTTTGGACAAGTTTGAAAAAGAAGGAGACGGACGTGTTCAATATACTTGAACTCTGTAACCAAATGGTTATCATAAGTGAAACAGCTAGAGCTATTTCTATTTGTCTTATGTGGACCATACTCTCTGAAATAACAGAAACTCCTAGCGAAATGTATTGCTTCAGGCAG ttCATGAAGTTGCTCGAAATGCtaaataatatagaaaatgAGACACTGCAGGAGGAGGAAAATActaaaattgtttacattttagtGCGTGTTTTAAGTTATCTTATAAATGTCATTCTCTGTGATGCTCAAAATGAGGATATTATTAAAGCTGGCTACCGCATGTACTTTAAATACACTTCTTCATTTTTAAAGCAACTTTTGAATTGGTGCGAAAACTTTAAAAAGACTATAGATTCCTGCCCCAAACCAAAGCAAATTCAAACTGATTGGGATCTCCGTATGATG ATTACTGAGCACATCagctttaatattattaatgttcTTCAAGATAGAATAGAACAGATGAGTGCACCGGATTATACCTAG
- the LOC120775707 gene encoding 26S proteasome regulatory subunit 8, with the protein MTVTNRMEIDAALKGEGFRSYYIQKIEELQLIVAEKSQNLRRLQAQRNELNAKVRMLREELQLLQEQGSYVGEVVKPMDKKKVLVKVHPEGKFVVDIDKNIDINDVTPNCRVALRNESYTLHKILPNKVDPLVSLMMVEKVPDSTYEMVGGLDKQIKEIKEVIELPVKHPELFDALGIAQPKGVLLYGPPGTGKTLLARAVAHHTECTFIRVSGSELVQKFIGEGSRMVRELFVMAREHAPSIIFMDEIDSIGSSRIESGSGGDSEVQRTMLELLNQLDGFEATKNIKVIMATNRIDILDPALLRPGRIDRKIEFPPPNEEARLDILKIHSRKMNLTRGINLRKIAELMPGASGAEVKGVCTEAGMYALRERRVHVTQEDFEMAVAKVMQKDSEKNMSIKKLWK; encoded by the exons ATGACCGTCACAAATCGG ATGGAAATCGACGCCGCTCTGAAAGGTGAAGGATTCCGTTCTTACTATATTCAGAAGATAGAAGAATTGCAATTAATTGTTGCTGAAAAGAGTCAAAATTTGCGACGTTTGCAAGCTCAGCGCAATGAGCTCAATGCAAAAG TACGTATGCTACGTGAGGAGCTACAGTTATTACAAGAACAAGGCAGTTATGTTGGTGAAGTCGTCAAACCAATGGATAAAAAGAAAGTGTTGGTAAAAGTGCATCCAGAGGGCAAATTTGTAGTTGAtattgataaaaatatcgatatcaATGATGTTACTCCCAACTGCCGTGTAGCTCTTAGAAACGAAAGCTATACTCTACATAAAATTCTACCAAATAAAGTTGACCCATTGGTATCCCTTATGATGGTTGAAAAAGTCCCTGACTCTACCTATGAAATGGTTGGTGGCTTAGACAAGCAAATTAAAGAAATCAAGGAAGTTATTGAATTACCGGTGAAGCATCCAGAATTGTTCGACGCATTAGGTATAGCTCAGCCAAAGGGTGTACTACTCTATGGGCCACCTGGCACAGGAAAAACCCTTTTGGCCCGTGCAGTGGCTCATCATACCGAATGTACATTTATCCGAGTATCTGGGTCGGAATTGGTGCAAAAGTTTATCGGCGAAGGTTCACGTATGGTTCGTGAACTTTTCGTAATGGCACGAGAGCACGCTCCTTCTATTATTTTCATGGATGAAATTGATTCAATTGGTTCCTCCAGAATCGAATCTGGTTCTGGCGGTGACTCCGAAGTACAAAGGACAATGTTGGAGTTGCTTAATCAATTGGACGGTTTTGAAGCTACAAAGAATATTAAAGTTATCATGGCAACCAATCGCATTGATATTCTGGATCCAGCTCTTCTAAGACCAGGCCGTATTGATCGTAAGATTGAATTTCCTCCACCAAACGAGGAAGCACGTttggatattttgaaaattcattcTAGAAAAATGAACTTAACCAGAGGCATAAATTTACGCAAAATAGCTGAATTAATGCCAGGAGCATCGGGTGCTGAAGTGAAAGGTGTCTGTACAGAAGCGGGTATGTACGCCTTACGTGAACGGCGTGTACATGTCACACAAGAAGACTTTGAAATGGCCGTTGCGAAAGTAATGCAAAAGGATTCGGAAAAGAATATGTCGATTAAAAAGTTGtggaagtaa
- the LOC120775710 gene encoding acyl-CoA-binding domain-containing protein 6 produces the protein MSTSDFSDSDIDTEPIDEIFSEAAEHLQKIHNTLESTDLLEIYGLYKQATCGRCNTPKPSVFNMQSRSKWCAWNDLADMSCTEAKKLYITKVKAVDSNWIPNYESTSKRKTPSSWVVHSIPQKHEEIDQKEEHEKNAFDYIKELNFIQLQKSLTVEIMDHLDENGMGLIHWATDRNAVEILKYLIDNGVDVNLRDSEQQTALHYAASCGHVDCIRILLDANADPAIKDADGQSSLDVADNNDIYELLKT, from the coding sequence ATGTCGACATCCGACTTTTCTGACAGTGACATTGACACCGAACCTATTGACGAAATATTTTCGGAAGCAGCAgaacatttacaaaaaattcaCAACACACTCGAGTCCACAGACCTTTTAGAAATCTATGGTTTATACAAGCAAGCAACTTGTGGTCGATGTAACACGCCAAAGCCGAGCgtatttaatatgcaaagtaGGAGCAAATGGTGCGCATGGAATGATTTGGCTGATATGTCTTGCAcagaagcaaaaaaattatatattacaaAAGTTAAAGCGGTTGACAGTAATTGGATACCAAATTACGAAAGCACCAGCAAACGCAAAACTCCATCTAGTTGGGTAGTACATTCCATTCCACAAAAACATGAAGAAATCGATCAAAAAGAGGAACACGAAAAAAATGCCTTTGActatattaaagaattaaatttcattcaactGCAAAAATCATTAACGGTAGAAATTATGGATCACCTTGACGAAAATGGAATGGGTCTTATACATTGGGCCACTGACCGTAATGCTGTcgaaatactaaaatatttaatagataaTGGCGTCGATGTCAACCTACGCGATTCAGAGCAACAGACAGCTTTGCATTATGCTGCCAGTTGCGGTCATGTCGACTGTATTCGTATACTACTAGATGCTAATGCGGATCCAGCTATTAAAGACGCAGACGGACAATCGAGTCTCGATGTGGCCGATAATAATGATATTTACGAATTACTTAAAACCTGA
- the LOC120775706 gene encoding serine hydroxymethyltransferase isoform X1 gives MQVQNITPRAIYTLSKRTQLSNAGSKAIYQRFIPQASIANRAPTRSHFSYNKQLEKERSRFGVFAANYSTKMSGNLKLLNEGVGESDPELYAIIKAEKKRQTVGLEMIASENFTSVSVLECLSSCLHNKYSEGMPGKRYYGGNEFIDEIERLAQKRALEAFRLNPEEWGVNVQPYSGSPANFAVYTALCQPHDRIMGLDLPDGGHLTHGFMTANKRISATSIYFESMPYKVDASTGLIDYDQLEANAKLFRPRVIIAGVSCYSRCLDYARFRKICDQNDTYLFADMAHIAGLVAAGLIPSPFEYADVVSTTTHKTLRGPRAGVIFYRKGVRKVLANGDKVTYDLEDRINGAVFPGLQGGPHNNTIAGIATAFKQAQTKEFADYQRQVIINARRLCDGLIQRGYNIATGGTDVHLVLLDLRNVGLTGAKAEYILEEVNIACNKNTVPGDKSALNPSGIRLGTPALTTRGLVETDIDVVVDYIDLALKLCVETTKISGPKLVDFKQTLKSNKEIAEKLSKLRSGVEEFSAKFPLPGLTAY, from the exons ATGCAAGTACAAAATATTACACCTCGTGCCATCTACACGCTGAGCAAGCGAACTCAATTATCTAACGCCGGCAGTAAAGCGATTTATCAGCGTTTTATTCCTCAAGCTTCAATTGCTAATAGGGCTCCAACAAGAtcacatttttcatataataaacaattGGAAAAAGAAAGGTCAAGATTTGGCGTTTTTGCGGCAAATTATTCTACT aaaatgtcTGGAAATCTTAAATTATTGAATGAAGGCGTGGGCGAGAGTGACCCTGAGCTGTACGCCATTATAAAGGCAGAAAAGAAACGCCAAACAGTTGGCTTAGAAATGATTGCCAGTGAGAATTTTACATCCGTATCTGTTTTGGAATGCTTAAGTTCTTGCTTGCACAATAAGTACTCCGAAGGCATGCCTGGAAAGCGGTACTATGGTGGAAATGAATTTATTGATGAAATAGAACGACTTGCACAAAAACGTGCACTCGAGGCATTCCGTCTCAATCCAGAGGAATGGGGCGTGAATGTACAGCCTTATTCGGGTTCGCCAGCTAACTTTGCCGTGTACACTGCGCTCTGTCAACCCCACGATCGTATAATGGGTCTTGATTTACCGGATGGCGGTCATCTAACACACGGTTTCATGACTGCTAATAAACGTATTTCAGCAACGTCGATATATTTCGAGAGTATGCCATATAAAGTGGACGCAAGTACGGGTCTTATCGATTACGATCAATTGGAAGCGAATGCTAAACTCTTCAGACCTCGCGTTATTATAGCCGGTGTTTCTTGTTACTCACGTTGCCTTGACTATGCCCGCTTCCGTAAAATCTGtgaccaaaatgatacatatcTTTTTGCCGATATGGCGCATATTGCCGGTTTAGTGGCAGCGGGTTTAATACCCTCACCATTTGAGTATGCTGATGTGGTGAGCACTACAACACACAAAACATTGCGTGGACCACGTGCTGGTGTGATTTTCTATCGCAAGGGTGTACGCAAAGTTCTGGCCAATGGAGATAAAGTGACATACGATTTAGAGGATCGCATCAATGGAGCAGTGTTCCCAGGTCTACAAG GTGGACCACACAACAACACAATTGCTGGAATAGCCACCGCTTTTAAACAGGCGCAGACTAAAGAGTTTGCTGACTACCAGCGACAAGTGATTATCAATGCTCGTCGTCTTTGTGATGGTTTGATACAGCGAGGCTACAATATTGCTACAGGTGGCACTGATGTTCATTTAGTACTACTCGACTTGCGTAATGTTGGTTTGACTGGAGCCAAAGCCGAATATATTTTGGAAGAAGTAAATATTGCATGTAACAAAAACACTGTACCCGGTGATAAATCAGCACTGAATCCATCTGGCATACGTCTTGGCACACCAGCTTTAACTACACGTGGCTTGGTGGAGACTGATATCGATGTCGTTGTGGATTACATAGATCTCGCATTAAAACTGTGTGTTGAAACAACTAAAATTTCTGGCCCCAAATTGGTGGATTTCAAGCAAACCTTGAAATCAAATAAAGAGATTGCAGAAAAACTGAGTAAACTGCGTAGCGGTGTTGAAGAGTTCAGTGCAAAATTTCCACTACCAGGACTTACagcttattaa
- the LOC120775711 gene encoding heterogeneous nuclear ribonucleoprotein A/B, which yields MATATKLGKGLQKLFVGNLPWTVGHQELRSYFKAFGRVISANVIFDKKTGCSRGYGFVVFNDITPIEKIESEQKHVLEGNYLNIQKS from the exons ATGGCCACAGCAACAAAATTAGGCAAAGGCCTGCAAAAACTATTCGTGGGAAATCTACCGTGGACG GTGGGTCATCAGGAATTGCGTTCATATTTCAAGGCATTCGGTCGTGTAATATCCGCCAACGTGATTTTCGATAAGAAAACAGGCTGTTCACGTGGATACGGTTTCGTTGTGTTCAATGATATCACACCAATAGAGAAAATTGAAAGTGAACAAAAACACGTGCTTGAGGGCAATTATTTAAAcattcaaaaatcttaa
- the LOC120775706 gene encoding serine hydroxymethyltransferase isoform X2 yields MSGNLKLLNEGVGESDPELYAIIKAEKKRQTVGLEMIASENFTSVSVLECLSSCLHNKYSEGMPGKRYYGGNEFIDEIERLAQKRALEAFRLNPEEWGVNVQPYSGSPANFAVYTALCQPHDRIMGLDLPDGGHLTHGFMTANKRISATSIYFESMPYKVDASTGLIDYDQLEANAKLFRPRVIIAGVSCYSRCLDYARFRKICDQNDTYLFADMAHIAGLVAAGLIPSPFEYADVVSTTTHKTLRGPRAGVIFYRKGVRKVLANGDKVTYDLEDRINGAVFPGLQGGPHNNTIAGIATAFKQAQTKEFADYQRQVIINARRLCDGLIQRGYNIATGGTDVHLVLLDLRNVGLTGAKAEYILEEVNIACNKNTVPGDKSALNPSGIRLGTPALTTRGLVETDIDVVVDYIDLALKLCVETTKISGPKLVDFKQTLKSNKEIAEKLSKLRSGVEEFSAKFPLPGLTAY; encoded by the exons atgtcTGGAAATCTTAAATTATTGAATGAAGGCGTGGGCGAGAGTGACCCTGAGCTGTACGCCATTATAAAGGCAGAAAAGAAACGCCAAACAGTTGGCTTAGAAATGATTGCCAGTGAGAATTTTACATCCGTATCTGTTTTGGAATGCTTAAGTTCTTGCTTGCACAATAAGTACTCCGAAGGCATGCCTGGAAAGCGGTACTATGGTGGAAATGAATTTATTGATGAAATAGAACGACTTGCACAAAAACGTGCACTCGAGGCATTCCGTCTCAATCCAGAGGAATGGGGCGTGAATGTACAGCCTTATTCGGGTTCGCCAGCTAACTTTGCCGTGTACACTGCGCTCTGTCAACCCCACGATCGTATAATGGGTCTTGATTTACCGGATGGCGGTCATCTAACACACGGTTTCATGACTGCTAATAAACGTATTTCAGCAACGTCGATATATTTCGAGAGTATGCCATATAAAGTGGACGCAAGTACGGGTCTTATCGATTACGATCAATTGGAAGCGAATGCTAAACTCTTCAGACCTCGCGTTATTATAGCCGGTGTTTCTTGTTACTCACGTTGCCTTGACTATGCCCGCTTCCGTAAAATCTGtgaccaaaatgatacatatcTTTTTGCCGATATGGCGCATATTGCCGGTTTAGTGGCAGCGGGTTTAATACCCTCACCATTTGAGTATGCTGATGTGGTGAGCACTACAACACACAAAACATTGCGTGGACCACGTGCTGGTGTGATTTTCTATCGCAAGGGTGTACGCAAAGTTCTGGCCAATGGAGATAAAGTGACATACGATTTAGAGGATCGCATCAATGGAGCAGTGTTCCCAGGTCTACAAG GTGGACCACACAACAACACAATTGCTGGAATAGCCACCGCTTTTAAACAGGCGCAGACTAAAGAGTTTGCTGACTACCAGCGACAAGTGATTATCAATGCTCGTCGTCTTTGTGATGGTTTGATACAGCGAGGCTACAATATTGCTACAGGTGGCACTGATGTTCATTTAGTACTACTCGACTTGCGTAATGTTGGTTTGACTGGAGCCAAAGCCGAATATATTTTGGAAGAAGTAAATATTGCATGTAACAAAAACACTGTACCCGGTGATAAATCAGCACTGAATCCATCTGGCATACGTCTTGGCACACCAGCTTTAACTACACGTGGCTTGGTGGAGACTGATATCGATGTCGTTGTGGATTACATAGATCTCGCATTAAAACTGTGTGTTGAAACAACTAAAATTTCTGGCCCCAAATTGGTGGATTTCAAGCAAACCTTGAAATCAAATAAAGAGATTGCAGAAAAACTGAGTAAACTGCGTAGCGGTGTTGAAGAGTTCAGTGCAAAATTTCCACTACCAGGACTTACagcttattaa